Genomic DNA from Solanum pennellii chromosome 3, SPENNV200:
aagatgataacaataaaccAATACTCCATATCTTTGAAAAATGTTCGTATGGTGAGTGCACATATGCTGAGATCGcagaaaagttagagaaaatctctcgcAACAATAAGTCTTGGAGTACTAACAAGTCagacactgggagaaacacGTTTGTAGTGCAAGCTACACACATTCTGGCtgcagatgagattcgtgaggagatggctcaaatgagaactgagcttgggttggtattgagACATGTCACTGGAGGTACAGAGAAGGTAGATGCGGTGAATTACATGGCTAAACCAACACCGCCAGTGGATGAGTGCTATTATGAAGAGGATATTTATGAGGTGAATGATCAGATGGGGGTTTCCAACCAAACACGCAAGGCTCCAATCACGAGAATTGGCatcaaggtcaaggaaatcaaggtggggactatggtaactacaatagAGAAGGCTTGtatgttcgagatggaaactactaccgcgacaacaactttattagatgtaactatggtaacaaaaattatcagagtgggccctatgttccacctcaaaattggAAAGTTACTCCTAGGCATTGTGGaagtagtatggcgcgagttgaggatatgttatagaaaatgatgaggaggcTTGATGCAAGTGATGAGCACGCCAAGGAATAGAGAGGTGATTTAGCGAACAttgggcaaaaggtggatgcacatgcggTCTCGATTAAGTATCTTGAGttacaaatggcccaattgtgcACATTTTTTCCCACGCCAATCAatcactcttcctagcaataccatccaaaatcctaaaaatcaTTGACATTGAGtggcagtcactactcgaggagGTAAGCAAACTATTGATCCACCAATGCCGTCTGTGGTAGAATATGAGATGATAAAAGATGAAGAGGTGGTGGAAACTAGTGGAGAATTTGTGGACAAAACGATGAAAGAAGCAGAGGTACCTCAAAAAGTGGTCCCTATTCCTAAACCTCCACCACTATTCCCTCACAGATTATTGAAGAAGACTGAGGAAGGTAAGTACCAGCattttatcactatgttgaatcaactttctatcaatgtccttTTGAAATAAGATTTGGAACAAATGCGCGGTTATGATAAatttatgaaggatatggttacaaagaagAGATCGTTAAGTTTGGAGTATGATAATCGAATGCAGCATTGCAGTTTTATTgttacaaggtctcttgtgcataAAAAAGAAGATTCAGGCGCTTTgactattccatgtaccatcCGATTATTACACTTGGCAAAAGCACTATGTTATCTAGGTGAAAACATAAACCTCATCCCTCTTTCCATTCATATGAAATTGGGTTTGCATGACCCAAAACCTACCGCAATGCGGTTACTGATGGACGAACGAAAACTGAAGAGGCACATCGAGATAATCCATGATGTGCTtgtgaaagtggagtcatttatattttcgGCCAGTTTTTTGATTCTTGAAtgtgaggtggactttgaggttcctattattcttgggaggtcatTCCTTGAAACTAGTTCTGCCTTGGTTAATATGGAGAAAGGGCAGATGTAGTTTAGGTTTAATAATTAGAAGCAACGTTCAACATTAGTAGGTCCATAAAACATAGTGGTGAACTACAAACGGTATATGCTATATCCTATAGGGTTGAGAGTATGTCTGAGGTACAAATCAAAGAACGCTTAAGTGTCGAGGCACAAGCGATAGTGATCGTGAATTTTGAAACTGATGGCATTAACGAGTATAGATATTTGGTTGTCGCACTTGAGCAAATTAATATTGgcccaaaaaaaagaaattggtGTTAAATATGTAGCATAACGAGCCTCCACCCGCGAGACCATCTATttaggaggctccaaaattagatcTTAAGGCTCTACCATTTCATCGGAAGTATGTGTTCTTGGGTAGAGATGACACTTAGCCGGTAATAATTACAGCAGATTTTAATGTGAAACAAGTAGAGTGTCTGGTGGATATTTTCTAGAGGTTCAAACGATCAATTGGTCGGACTATTGCGTACATTAttggtatttctcccggtatttgttcacacaaaataaaatttatgccCGATTACATGACAAGTATTAAGCACCAGAGATTTTCAATCAACTAATCCAAGAAGTAGTGAAGAAGGAGATCATAAAGTGGTTAGATGCCAGAGTCATATATATTA
This window encodes:
- the LOC107013337 gene encoding uncharacterized protein LOC107013337, coding for MAEDDNNKPILHIFEKCSYGECTYAEIAEKLEKISRNNKSWSTNKSDTGRNTFVVQATHILAADEIQKVDAVNYMAKPTPPVDECYYEEDIYEVNDQMGVSNQTRKAPITRIGIKVKEIKVGTMVTTIEKAFTTRGGKQTIDPPMPSVVEYEMIKDEEVVETSGEFVDKTMKEAEVPQKVVPIPKPPPLFPHRLLKKTEEDLEQMRGYDKFMKDMVTKKRSLSLEYDNRMQHCSFIVTRSLVHKKEDSGALTIPCTIRLLHLAKALCYLGENINLIPLSIHMKLGLHDPKPTAMRLLMDERKLKRHIEIIHDVLVKVESFIFSASFLILECEVDFEVPIILGRSFLETSSALVNMEKGQM